In Rhizobium lusitanum, a genomic segment contains:
- a CDS encoding acyltransferase family protein — MMNELSGITGKTYAVSGDFVTRPTEHKVPRFDIQLLRGISVLLIVAYHCGFGPKGGFLGVDIFFVISGFLITGIVVRELDAGTFSFRAFYTRRAKRLLPALYATLALTTLASMWLLSSQDFIDFSKTAQGAVTFTGNLALLRQTGYFDGPAELKPLLHAWSLAIEEQFYLGIPLLLWLLPKRARLGALLLIAIASLGAWLAYRDNLPDDTFYRIEFRAWELAIGSLASFAVTGNKRMSALFWPALAVMLGVPFYAQSPGDLTVAVCIATAFVLIRNHPGFSLPLIQRCLQPLAWMGNISYSWYLLHWPPMALMNAVYLDDTPGWIGLAVALGSLLAAAIMYYLIEQPVRHSRLRFTPARLATTLMMSGLLFMAPQAWRWVAQLDARVLARADNDGLASQCVLDGSGYAPVAGCDSAKDPTVLVWGDSKAMDIVAALASVSAQGIRQATKLSCGPLLGMAPVNKLRLTRQWAEGCLSFNADVLASLAQNPNIKTVVLASSFERFVNPSLGDVLNSSPGGNTVTPASVLIGQQGLRNTVDAVRKLGRRVVIVAPPASAAFDVGVCLERRAYGNLTLGRYASCEITEADRRERQGNVLALMAAAAHWPDVKLADIAAPLCQSGMCRTSMGKHPLYIDNMHLTAEGGALLAIKYDWASWIVD; from the coding sequence ATGATGAATGAACTCTCAGGGATCACGGGAAAGACCTACGCCGTATCCGGGGATTTCGTCACTCGGCCGACCGAGCACAAGGTTCCGCGCTTCGACATCCAGCTGCTGCGCGGCATATCGGTTTTACTGATCGTCGCATATCACTGCGGCTTCGGCCCGAAGGGTGGATTTCTCGGTGTCGATATCTTCTTCGTCATTTCTGGCTTTCTCATAACAGGCATTGTCGTGCGCGAGTTGGATGCCGGCACGTTTAGCTTCCGTGCCTTCTACACACGCCGCGCCAAGCGTCTGCTGCCGGCCCTTTACGCGACCCTGGCGTTGACGACCCTGGCTTCGATGTGGCTGCTGTCGAGCCAGGATTTCATCGACTTCAGCAAGACTGCGCAAGGCGCCGTGACCTTCACCGGCAATCTCGCGCTGCTGCGTCAGACAGGTTATTTCGACGGCCCTGCCGAACTCAAGCCGCTCCTGCATGCGTGGTCCCTTGCCATCGAGGAGCAGTTCTATCTCGGAATACCGCTCTTGCTCTGGCTCCTGCCAAAACGTGCGCGCCTGGGTGCGCTGCTACTGATCGCGATCGCGAGTTTGGGCGCGTGGCTGGCGTATCGCGACAATCTGCCGGACGATACATTCTATCGCATTGAATTTCGCGCCTGGGAGCTCGCTATCGGCTCACTCGCCTCATTCGCCGTTACCGGCAACAAACGGATGTCCGCGTTGTTCTGGCCCGCGCTGGCCGTCATGCTCGGGGTGCCGTTCTATGCACAATCTCCCGGCGATCTGACCGTGGCCGTCTGTATCGCTACCGCGTTTGTCCTTATCCGCAACCATCCTGGCTTCAGCCTCCCCTTGATCCAGCGCTGTCTGCAACCCCTCGCATGGATGGGTAACATCTCCTATTCCTGGTATCTGCTGCATTGGCCGCCAATGGCGCTGATGAATGCAGTCTACTTGGACGACACGCCGGGATGGATCGGGCTGGCCGTCGCGCTGGGCTCCCTGCTTGCGGCCGCGATTATGTATTATCTCATCGAGCAGCCCGTGCGTCACAGTCGCCTCCGCTTTACCCCGGCCCGGCTTGCAACAACCCTCATGATGTCGGGCCTGCTGTTCATGGCACCCCAGGCATGGCGCTGGGTGGCCCAGCTCGACGCACGCGTGTTGGCGCGCGCCGATAATGACGGCCTGGCGTCGCAATGCGTGCTCGATGGTAGTGGCTATGCGCCGGTCGCGGGATGCGATAGCGCCAAGGATCCAACGGTACTTGTCTGGGGCGATTCGAAAGCAATGGATATCGTGGCGGCGCTCGCCAGCGTATCTGCGCAAGGCATTCGGCAGGCGACCAAGCTGAGCTGCGGACCGCTTTTGGGTATGGCTCCCGTCAACAAACTGCGCTTGACCCGACAATGGGCGGAGGGTTGCTTGAGCTTCAATGCGGATGTGCTCGCCTCCCTAGCGCAAAATCCCAACATCAAAACCGTCGTGCTCGCAAGTTCGTTCGAGCGTTTCGTGAACCCAAGCCTCGGCGACGTACTCAACAGCTCTCCCGGCGGCAACACCGTCACTCCCGCCTCGGTCTTGATAGGTCAGCAGGGTCTCAGAAACACGGTCGACGCGGTCAGGAAACTGGGACGGCGCGTCGTCATCGTCGCCCCGCCCGCCTCCGCAGCCTTCGATGTCGGCGTTTGTCTGGAACGGCGCGCTTACGGCAACCTTACCTTGGGTCGATATGCAAGCTGCGAGATCACCGAGGCAGATCGACGCGAACGCCAGGGAAATGTCCTTGCCTTGATGGCAGCGGCGGCCCATTGGCCCGACGTCAAGCTGGCCGATATCGCAGCCCCTCTTTGCCAGTCAGGGATGTGCCGCACTAGCATGGGCAAGCATCCCCTCTACATCGACAACATGCACCTTACGGCCGAAGGAGGAGCGCTGCTGGCCATTAAGTATGATTGGGCCAGTTGGATTGTGGACTGA
- a CDS encoding LysR family transcriptional regulator ArgP, giving the protein MLDYSALRAVSAVVQTGSFEKAAGLLNVTPSAVSQRVKQLEERLGIILVVRGNPCTATEKGEWLCRHMENVGMLETELFEHLPSLVDPTESEPRVTLHIATNADSLGTWFLTGMSNFASRSPYLLNIAIDDEDHTAEWLRRGQVVAAVTSLEKPVPGCRRMFLGALRYHATASPDFMARHFPQGVTAEAIGNVPALTFNQKDGLQSRWMRQVFAKDLSPPTHWLPSTQGFVEASLSGMGWGMNPSSLVHEHLASGRLVELIPETPLDVPLYWQMNRLAVDRLVDLTREVTTAAKHHLLNF; this is encoded by the coding sequence ATGCTCGACTATTCCGCGCTCCGGGCCGTTTCGGCGGTCGTTCAAACAGGCAGCTTCGAGAAAGCCGCTGGCCTTCTCAACGTGACGCCCTCGGCCGTCTCACAGCGCGTGAAACAGCTCGAGGAGCGCCTCGGCATCATTTTGGTCGTAAGGGGCAATCCCTGTACCGCGACCGAAAAGGGAGAATGGCTCTGCCGACACATGGAAAATGTCGGCATGCTCGAAACCGAACTGTTCGAGCATCTACCCTCCCTCGTCGACCCGACAGAATCCGAACCGAGGGTGACGCTACACATCGCGACGAATGCCGACAGTCTCGGAACCTGGTTCCTGACGGGCATGTCAAACTTCGCCAGCCGCTCGCCATATCTGCTGAACATTGCGATCGATGACGAGGACCATACCGCCGAATGGCTACGGCGAGGTCAGGTAGTCGCCGCGGTCACCAGTCTGGAAAAGCCAGTCCCGGGCTGCCGGCGCATGTTTCTCGGAGCGCTGCGCTATCATGCAACGGCAAGCCCCGATTTCATGGCCCGGCATTTCCCGCAAGGTGTCACGGCGGAAGCCATTGGCAACGTGCCCGCGCTGACCTTCAATCAAAAGGACGGGCTCCAGAGCCGGTGGATGCGTCAGGTATTCGCAAAGGATCTCAGCCCTCCGACCCATTGGCTGCCGTCGACGCAGGGTTTCGTCGAGGCCAGCCTTTCCGGCATGGGATGGGGCATGAACCCGTCGTCCCTCGTGCATGAGCACCTGGCTTCCGGCCGACTGGTTGAGCTTATCCCGGAAACGCCATTGGACGTCCCCCTCTATTGGCAGATGAACCGCCTTGCCGTTGATCGGCTGGTTGACCTGACACGCGAAGTCACGACCGCAGCCAAGCATCATCTGCTGAACTTTTGA
- a CDS encoding helix-turn-helix transcriptional regulator produces the protein MMDGVVQSFVEDLDVCNDEATLEEMFGRWLSTFGVRFFAYNMHRISPVVSPNHLEPNPQRFIISNYPQKWRFHYFREKYEQVDPVLNRVSSIRGIIQWSDIVGLEDLTRKQSKLLGEALDAGLAGGLTFPILTELGESVAISVVPDQGLPDAKNFSASLPTVHILAQCFHQKARKVLLGLSMKEGASRRKALLSPREVEVLTWIAKGKTAWETAQILNISQKSVDFYTDMAKNKLHAMNRTHAVVKGIIMGLISLV, from the coding sequence ATGATGGATGGTGTCGTTCAGTCGTTTGTCGAAGATCTAGATGTTTGCAATGACGAAGCCACCCTGGAGGAAATGTTTGGAAGGTGGTTATCAACGTTTGGTGTCCGATTCTTTGCCTACAATATGCATCGGATAAGTCCAGTCGTATCCCCCAATCATTTGGAGCCTAATCCGCAACGCTTCATCATATCGAACTACCCTCAAAAATGGCGCTTCCATTACTTTCGAGAAAAATACGAACAGGTTGATCCGGTCCTCAATCGAGTTTCATCAATCCGAGGAATCATTCAATGGAGCGATATAGTCGGATTAGAAGACCTGACGAGAAAGCAAAGCAAGCTATTGGGGGAAGCACTGGATGCCGGCCTCGCCGGCGGCTTGACTTTCCCAATCCTAACCGAACTCGGAGAGTCCGTGGCTATCAGTGTAGTCCCAGATCAGGGATTGCCTGATGCCAAGAATTTTTCGGCATCCCTGCCTACAGTTCATATCCTCGCCCAATGTTTCCATCAGAAGGCGCGGAAAGTTCTTTTGGGGCTATCGATGAAGGAGGGTGCGTCTCGCCGCAAAGCACTGCTGTCTCCCAGGGAGGTTGAGGTGCTGACCTGGATCGCAAAGGGCAAGACGGCTTGGGAGACCGCGCAGATCCTCAATATTTCGCAGAAAAGTGTCGATTTTTACACGGACATGGCGAAGAACAAACTCCATGCGATGAACAGAACGCACGCTGTGGTAAAAGGAATAATAATGGGATTGATAAGTCTTGTATGA
- a CDS encoding LysE/ArgO family amino acid transporter produces MNFPVFGTGLMMGLSLIVAIGAQNAFVLRQGLRNEHIFAVCLACAVSDAMLITLGVSSFRQIAALLPWLDPVMRYGGAAFLIWYGAKSLYSAFRSSGALGVQEAGASNFRATLLTCLALTWLNPHVYLDTVMLLGTISTRFPGQEVSFAAGAVTGSFLFFFSLGYGATWLRPIFSKPASWRILETLITLTMWMIALNLLRQA; encoded by the coding sequence ATGAATTTTCCAGTTTTTGGGACAGGCCTAATGATGGGGCTCAGCCTGATCGTCGCGATCGGTGCGCAGAACGCCTTCGTGCTCCGCCAGGGGCTGCGCAACGAGCATATATTCGCCGTCTGCCTCGCATGTGCAGTGTCGGATGCCATGCTGATCACGCTGGGCGTGAGCAGTTTTCGGCAGATTGCCGCCTTGCTGCCCTGGCTCGATCCGGTCATGCGCTATGGAGGGGCGGCGTTCCTGATCTGGTACGGTGCGAAAAGCCTCTATTCCGCTTTTCGCTCGTCAGGGGCGCTGGGAGTTCAGGAGGCGGGAGCATCGAACTTTCGGGCGACCCTTTTGACCTGCCTTGCTCTCACCTGGCTCAATCCGCACGTCTATCTCGATACGGTCATGCTGCTCGGTACCATCTCGACCCGCTTTCCGGGGCAAGAGGTCTCCTTTGCGGCGGGCGCTGTCACCGGCTCGTTTCTGTTCTTCTTCTCGCTTGGCTACGGCGCGACCTGGCTGCGGCCGATCTTTTCGAAGCCGGCATCCTGGCGGATTCTGGAAACGCTCATTACGCTGACAATGTGGATGATTGCCCTGAACCTATTGAGGCAGGCGTAA